In Longimicrobium sp., the DNA window GCGTGGGGGTGGACCCGGGCGCCAACCTCGACGCGCCGAGCTCGCTCTCGCGCCGCCCGCCGGAGCCGGCGCATCGCGGCGCGCGCTGATCTCGGATCGGTTGAAATCGAAAAGAGGTTGGACTCACGCGGAGACGCGGAGACGCGGAGAACTCACCCCGATGCTGAGTTCTCCGCGACTCCGCGTCTCCGCGTGAGGCAAAGCAGTTCCTGCACGATCGCGCCTCGCCCCGCATCACCCCGCCCTCTATCTTCCTGCCGCCCCGGATGGCGTTCGATCGCCGTCCCCGCATCTACCGAATCAGGCAGATCGATCCCGATGAAGGCCGTGCTCTTCGACGTCGGCAACACGCTGCTGTGGCTGGACCATCCGTTCGTCATCGGCGTGCTGCGCGAGCACGGGACGGAAGTCACGGAGGACGAGCTGGTGGCCGCGCAGTACGGGGCCAAGCTGCTGCTCGACGAGCTGGTGCGGACGGGGCGGGCGGGGGACGACGAGAGCCGCGGGCGCATCTTCTTCGCCGAGGTGTTCCGCCAGCTCGGCGTTCCGGACGACGTCTTCCCTTCCATCGCCAGACGTCTCTACGCGCGGCATGACGAGCACAACCTGTGGTGCCAGGTGCGCGAGCGGACCGGCGAGACGCTGGACGAGCTGCGGCGGCGCGGCTACCGGCTGGGCGTGATCTCCAACGCCGACGGGCGGGTCGAGGCGCTGCTGGAGGAGCTGGGGCTGCGTCCTCACTTCGAATTCGTGATCGACTCGGGGAGCGTGGGGGTGGAGAAGCCGGA includes these proteins:
- a CDS encoding HAD-IA family hydrolase, translating into MKAVLFDVGNTLLWLDHPFVIGVLREHGTEVTEDELVAAQYGAKLLLDELVRTGRAGDDESRGRIFFAEVFRQLGVPDDVFPSIARRLYARHDEHNLWCQVRERTGETLDELRRRGYRLGVISNADGRVEALLEELGLRPHFEFVIDSGSVGVEKPDPRIFRMALERMGIEPHDAVYVGDVYEIDVAGARAAGMRAILLDPLSRLGHLDCDRIAALHELPGRLAEAA